The nucleotide window GGATGTCGTCATTACTATGGAAGACTGCGGAACCATCTTGGGACAAGAGGTCTCCGCTCTGCGCGAGGGGGGTGATATCATTGAACCGCTTTCGGAGAGAATCTTGGGGCGGATTCCTGTAGAAGACATCATCAATCCGATTACGAAGGAGGTAATTGTCAAAGCTGGAGAAGAGATCACCGAAGAGGCAGCAGAGGAGATAGAAAATTCCGGAATTACCACCGTCAAGGTCCGCTCGGTTCTAACCTGTGAGGCGCCTCATGGCCTTTGTGTGAAATGTTACGGCCGAAATCCGGCAACGGGGAGATTGGTAGAAGTGGGAGAGGCGGTAGGGATAATTGCCGCTCAATCAATTGGAGAACCAGGAACCCAGCTCACTTTAAAAACTTTCCATATGGGGGGTGCGGCAACCGGTGTTTCCGAAGAAAATAAGGCATTAGCGAAGTTTGATGGTGTAGTAAAATTTGATAGATTATCGGTTGTTAAACGCTCGGATGGGGAAACCGTGGCTCTCGCACCGGGTAAGATCATCCTCTCTCATAACCATCGGGTCCTCAATTATGAAGTCCCCGAAGGAGCAATTATTAAAGTTAGAGATAAAGAGGAAGTAAAGGAAGGGGCGACCCTTTTTGAATGGGAACCCTATTCCATTCTCATAATGGCAAAAAAATCGGGTCGGGTGAGATATGCGGATATTGAATTAGGCATCACCTTGCGGGAGGATGTTGACGAACGAACGGAACGCCGAGAAAAGATTATCACTGAAGACCGAGAAAGAAAAAGGCACCCACGAATTGAAATAATTGACGAAGAAGGACGCATTTTAGAAAAACATCCTCTACCTAAGGATGCCTATTTGGTGGTGGAGGATAATCAGAGAGTGATGGCAGGTGATACCTTAGCCCGCTTCTTAAAAGAGGTGGCTAAAATAAAAGATATCACAGGTGGCTTACCAAAGGTTGCGGAACTATTTGAAGCGAAGCGGATAAAAGACCCGGCAATTATTTCGGAGATTGAGGGCACGGTGGAGGTGGAGGAACCACATCTGGGAATGAGAACCGTGAAGGTAATCTCCCAAGAAGGGATGGAGAAGTCTTATCGGATTCCCTACGGAAAGTATCTCTTGGTAAGAAGTGGGGATAAGGTGAAAGCCGGAGATAAACTTTGTGAAGGAGAGATCGACCCTCACGATGTCTTAAAGGTCAAAGGATGGCTGGCGGTTCAGGAATTCCTTGCCAACCAGATATTGGCTGTCTACCGAATCCAAAATGTGAAGATTGATGATAAACATATTTCAATAATCGTGCGGCAGATGTTACGAAAAGTAAAAATTGAAGACCCAGGCGATTCTAATTTCTCGGAAGACGAAATTGTGGAAAGACAGAGGGTCTTGGAAGAGAATAAAAAATTGTCTCAAGAGAACCGGAAGCCCATTAGGCATCAACCAATCCTTCTGGGGATCACCCGAGCGGCACTTCTTACCGAAAGTTTTCTTTCTGCCGCTTCTTTCCAAGAAACGACCCGCATTCTTTCCGAAGCCGCCATTGCACAAAGAATTGATTACCTCCGTGGCTTAAAAGAAAACGTGATCGTTGGTCGCTTGATTCCCGCTGGAACGGGATTTCGGGAATTTAGAAAAAAAGTGATGGAAACTAAAGAGGAGAAAGAACAAAGGGAGGCTGGATAAATTATGCCGACGATTAACCAATTAGTAAGAAGAAAAAGAGAAAAACCCAAAAAAATTTCTAAAACCCCGGCTTTGCGTTCTTCGCCTCAAAGAAGAGGAGTTTGCACTCGGGTCTATACCACAACACCCAAAAAGCCAAATTCAGCATTACGCAAAGTTTGTAAAGTAAGACTGACGAGCGGCTATGAGATAATCGCCTATATCCCCGGCGAAGGTCATAACTTACAAGAACACTCAATCGTCTTAGTGCGGGGTGGTCGGGTAAAGGACTTACCGGGTGTTCGGTATCATGTAGTAAGAGGTGTTTATGACTGCGCGGGTGTGGAAGGAAGAAGGAAGGGTCGTTCTTTATATGGAGCAAAAAGACCAAAAGAGAAGCAGAGTTAGGAGGAGTTATGGCTAGAAGAAAGAGAGCCGAAGTGAGAACCGTGCCTCCAGATCCAGTTTATAATTCAAGCCTCGTCACCAAGTTTATAAATAATCTGATGTGGGAAGGGAAAAAGACAATCGCTCAGAAAATCTTCTACTCCGCCTTAAAGTTAATTGAAAAAAAGACAAAAGAAGACGGTTTTGCAATTTTCCAAAAAGCATTAAATAATGTCCGCCCCCTTTTAGAGGTGAGACCCCGCCGGGTTGGGGGTGCAACTTATCAAATTCCGGTGGAAGTGCCACCCCGTCGGCGGGACTCTTTAGCGATAAAGTGGATAATCCAAGCGGCCAGGGCCCGAAGTGAATACCGAATGGTGGAGAGATTATCTAACGAACTGATTGATGCGGCAAAGGGACAGGGAGCAGCGGTTAAGAAGAAGGAAGATACTCACAAGATGGCGGAAGCAAACCGCGCATTTGCCCATTTCCGGTGGTAAGGTAAAAAGTAATCGGTAAGTCTTTTATTTAATTATTATCTTCCGATATAAACCTTCCCTCCCTTGTGGGTGGAACCTTAAAAAATAAACCCCACTGGGCAGATTGAGTTCCAAAGAGAAATTATTCTCACCTCCCTCTCCCTTCTTCTCTATTTTTTGGAGGAGCCGACCTGCCGGGTCATAAATTAGCAAGACAAGATTATCCCTTTCGGGTAGAAAATAGGATACGAAAAACTTTCCCGTATTGGGATTTGGATAAACGGAAAAGTGAAAACCCTTTCTTAACTCTCCTTCTTTTTCGGTAATTTCTTCCTCATCCTCTTCT belongs to candidate division WOR-3 bacterium and includes:
- the rpsL gene encoding 30S ribosomal protein S12, which encodes MPTINQLVRRKREKPKKISKTPALRSSPQRRGVCTRVYTTTPKKPNSALRKVCKVRLTSGYEIIAYIPGEGHNLQEHSIVLVRGGRVKDLPGVRYHVVRGVYDCAGVEGRRKGRSLYGAKRPKEKQS
- the rpsG gene encoding 30S ribosomal protein S7 produces the protein MARRKRAEVRTVPPDPVYNSSLVTKFINNLMWEGKKTIAQKIFYSALKLIEKKTKEDGFAIFQKALNNVRPLLEVRPRRVGGATYQIPVEVPPRRRDSLAIKWIIQAARARSEYRMVERLSNELIDAAKGQGAAVKKKEDTHKMAEANRAFAHFRW